TAACACTCTCAATTATTTACCAATTAAGGTAGCTTCATATTACAACCTCTATCACCAATTGAGAATATCTTCATATTGCTTCCTTCATCCCCAATTAAGAATATCTTCATATTGCTTCCTTCATCCCCAATTGAGAATATCTTCATATTGCTTCCTTCATCCCCAATTGCGAGTAACTTCATATTACAACCTTCATCCCAATTGAGCATCCATTCTTTCTACCTTTACATATACCCATCTTTCCGAAGCTTTTGCATAGCATACGCATCCTCTTGATCTTGTGCTCTTCCTGCACGTTCACTTTGTGTCGTATGTTTTAATTCCTCAATTATTTCCGCAATCGTTGTTGCATTAGAATCTATTTTACCTGTACAAGGTGCACAGCCTAAGCTTCTATAACGTTTCCCATCTCTTGCAAAATATAGGTCGACCAATGGGATATTTTCTCTTTCAATATAAGCCCAAATATCAATTTCGTTCCAATGTAGAATTGGATGAACCCTAATATGATTACCTTTAGGAAAATCAGTTTTAAACTGATCCCACAACTCTGGTGGTTGGTTGGTATAATCCCATTCCGAGTCCTTATTACGTTCGCTAAATACTCTTTCCTTAGAACGAGAACCTTCTTCATCTCTTCTAATCCCCAGGATAAGACCTTCAAATTCATACTTGGTTACTACTTGTTGTAGCCCATCTGTTTTTAGAGCTTTACAGCAAACTAGTCTACCCGCATGAGGTCCCATACCATCTTGTAACGCTTCCTCATTTGTATGTACAATTAAATCTAAATCAAATTCCTTAGCAATTTTTTCTCTATATTCAATCATTTCAGGGATTTTATATGTAGTATCCACGTGTATAAATGGAAAAGGACTATGACCAAAAAAAGCCTTTTTTGCTAACCATAAAAGAACTGTTGAATCCTTACCGATAGACCATAGCATACCTAGCTTACCAAACTTTTTATATGCTTCCCTTAAAATAAAAATACTTTGTGCTTCCAGTTGATCTAAATGATCCATGATTTACTACCTCCAAGTTTTAGTTGTTTTATTTATCTTTCAACGCCTCTTCTATCGCTTCTTGTAGTAGTTCCCAACCTACCCGATCCACAGTATTTCTGAATCTCTCACTTTTTTTACCATGCTTCGTAAAAAAGGCTAAGGTTGCTTCAACTATCTTATGAACATCTTCCTTTTCAAATAAAATTGGAATCAACTTTTTTCCTATAGCAATCTTATTTCCAAATAAGCCACCAAAATATAGAATGAATCCTTCTTTACCTTCCCAAGCCTTCGTTGGACAGGCTTTCACACACCTTCCACAATTGATACAGTCCTCTTCATGAAAAGTTAATCTTTTATTTTTTTTATCTACAGCTATCGCCTTCGTTGGACATACCTTTTCACACAAACCACAAAAGGTACATGCAATTTCGTTCCAATTAACCGCTACACCACCTTTAATGCCCAAATCATTTTCTTGAGCCTTAAGACAGTTATTTCTACAGCCTGTTATACCTAGCTTGAACTTATGGGGTAGCTCTCTACCATAATATCTTTCGTCAAACTCCTGTGCTAATTCAGAAGTATCTATTTGACCACTTGAACAAACTGTTTTCCCTTGACAAGCTGTTATGGTTCTTACTGCAGGACCACATGCTGCACGTTCTAAACCTGATGCTTCCATCTCTTTCTTAACTTCCTCTATATCTTTTAACTCTATAAATGGAATTTCTATACTTTGTCTAGATGTCATATGTACATATCCACGTCCAAACTTTTCTGCAATTTCATAAACTTTTTTTAGCTTATCAGCTTGTAATTGACCGCCAACAACTTTAATTCTAAGTACAAAGTGTTCCTTATCTGTTTGATTTATAAAACAATCTTTTTTTAGCTGCCCATAGTCAACCTTGGCCATTTTCAATTCCTCCTTGTTTCGGCTTAACTTCTATTTAAGCCCCATTTATGTCTAATGTTCTTCTCTATACGCCCAAAAATAAACTTATCAACTGTGAGTCCTATTACAATAATAACAATCATAACTGCCATAACTTGGCTAATATCTGAGAGATCTCTACCGATCATGAGAACTTGACCCAGTCCTTTAGTTGCAGAAAGCATTTCACCTGCCATTAATGCTCTCCAAGCAAAGGACCAACCTTGCTTTAGACCTGAAATAACATTTGGTAAACTAGCTGGTATAATTACATTCCAATATATTTTAAAGCCACTTGCACCCATAGTCTTAGCTGCTCTTATGTATAAGGGATTCACATTTTTTATCCCCGACTCTATAGCCATTGCGATTGCAAAGGTTGAACCAATTGTTATAACAAAAATAATTGCACTCTCATTTAAACCAAACCATAAAATTGCAAAGGGTAACCAGCAAATACTAGGGAGCGTTTGTAAACCAAGAATCAATGCACTGAAATTTTCATCAAGATATTTAAATCTAACTATAGTAAGTCCAATTGTAATTCCAATGATTGTAGAGATTAAATAGCCAACTAAAATTCTTTTCAAGCTAGCAGCAATTGCTATTCCTAGCGTATTATTCGTAATAAGCTTCAAAAGAGTTTTTCCTACATCTATTGGAGATGGGAAGGTATAGACCTTCCAAATACCTAGTACTTCAACACCTAATTTATAAATTACTTCCCAAATCAGGATCAGAATGAGATAAAATGCTATCTTTTTCAAGAGTCCAATCATTGTCGTATTCTGCTTTTGCAACTTTCTCCACCTCCTCCTTTAATTCTTTCATTACATCTGCTAGAACATAGGTTAAATCTATGTTTTCAAGTTGCCTTGGTCTTGCCAATTGTATTTTAAATTCTTTTTTAATAAGACCTGGGCTTGCTGACATAACCAAAACTCTATCCGCTAGAAGAACTGCTTCTTCCACATTATGCGTAACAAAGATGACTGTTTTTTTCGTTTCCCACCAAATTTTTTGGAGCTCCATTTGCAAAATCAATTTTGTTTGGCTGTCTAGTGCTGCAAAAGGTTCATCCATAAGTAATATCTCTGAGTCTAAGGTTAAGGCTCGAGCTAACGCAACTCTTTGCTTCATACCACCTGAAAGTTCATGAATAAATGAATTTTGAAACTTAGTCAGATGCACCATCTTTAAATATTTCAATGCTTTTTCTCTTCTAATTTCTTTTGGTACTCCTGCATTTTTCATTCCAAATTCAACATTATCTATAACTCTTAACCACGGGAACAAAGCGGATTCTTGAAACATGACTGCACGATCTGGTCCAGCCTTTTTAACCTCTTTATCATTGAATATGATTCTACCTTCTGTTGCTTTTACTAGTCCTGCAATCATGTTTAACAATGTTGATTTACCACAACCTGAAGGTCCTAAGAGGCAAATAAATTCACCTTTTTTTATTTCTAAATTTATGTCTGATAATGTATGTATTGTTTGTTGTTTTGAAATAAAGCTTTTGCTTACACCTTCGACAATTAAGCTCATAAACTAGTCACCTCAATTTTGTATTTTATGATTGAATTTCTTCAAGCTGCTTCTCTTTTAATACTTTATTTAAGTAGGTTAAATTAAATAGCTGTTCATAATCTGGTGTTTTTTCAATAAAGCCCGCTTCCATCGAGAAAGCAGCAAAATCTACAACTGAATCCTTTTGTGGGTTATAGGTAACCGTTAGTCTGTCAAAGGCCGCATCAAGAACTGCTGGATCTATTTCTTTATCAGTTAAGGCTTTGATTTCTTCATTTACAATTTGCTTTGCATGTTCAAGATCACTATTTATATATTCTGTTATTTCTATATGGGCTTTCAAAAAGTTTTCTACTATCTCTGGATTTTTTTCAGCAAACTCTTTTCTTGCAATAACAACAGCTGAAGTATACAAACCATCTCTAAACACTTTATTGTAGTCCAAAACAACTTTAGCACCAACTTCTATTATCAATCTTGAACCCCAAGGTTCTGGAACAAAAGCAGCATCTATCTCTCCTGAATCTAATAATGTTTTAATATCTGGATTTGCCGCTGCAAGGATTTCTACAGATCCACCTTTAGCACTATCAGTTAAGCCATTTTCCTTTAACAAGTTAAGTAAGGATAAATGTTGAGTGTTTCCAAATTGGGGAACAGCAATTTTTTTACCGTCCAAATCTTTGATATCTTTCATGTTAACGTCTTTCCTAGAAACCAATATAGCTCCTGCATCTGTAGCTCCTGCAATGATAATGATATCCCCCTTTGATTTCGTAAACCCATTAATAGCTGGACCCGGCCCAATATAACCAAGATCAACTTCACCTGCAAAAAAAGCTTCTATTTCAGCAGGGCCTGCGTTAAACGCTTTCCACTCTATCACGTTATTTTCTCCCACTGCTTTTTGAAATTGTCCTTCCACTCGCCCCACGAGAGCTTGTGAATGGACTATATTGGGGAAATGGGCAACTCGAATGGTTAAATTCTCACTGAGTGTTTCTTTAGCGCATCCAGATAACGTTCCTACTAATATACTTACTATTACTCCTAAAACAGTAAATCTTTTTAAATCTTTTAACATGCTCCGCTCCTCCTCTTTATGATTTATTAAATCAGTATATTTTTCATTTCCTTTAAAACATATTAAACATACCGTTTTACTAATATATGTATTATAAGGTCAATTAATTTATTTGTCAATATCTTTATTAAATGTAATTTCTTTATTCTGGTTCACCTATGATAATGTCCTAGCGTACCCCATTTAATTATGTCCATTTCAAATCAATGGTTTATAATATATCCTCATGAATATTAACATCGAGGTTATAACCACTCATTTAACGAAATAGAGATAAAAGCATTTTTTCTTCTAGATGAATACGAAAGGCAGTAAGTGTTCATTTTTCGCCCGACCGGCCAAAGGGTAAGGCCAGAAAAATGAACACTTACTGCCAATAATCTATACACCTATCAGAAAAAATGCTTTTGTCGACTGTCTTATCACCAACTATAACTAGTGCTTATGTTTTAGATTTATTAGAACATTTCCAAAACTGCTTGACACACCATTTCCGTGCAAAAAAACATCCCAGACAATGCATTTTAATATGCTTTGTTAGGATGTTTCATTTATTAGCTTCTATGTAACCCACATTCTTTATGCTCTGAACTTTCCCACCACCATCTGCCGCTTCTTATATCTGCTCCATCAGCAACTGCTCTAGTACATGGTTGACAACCAATACTTGGAAAGCCTTTAAGGTGTAGCGAGTTATAAGGAATATTCTCCTTACGCATATAATCCCACACTTGCTCTTCACTCCAATAGGCTATTGGGTTTATCTTAAATATACCATTTTTCGAATCCCATTCAAACAGCTCAATATTTTGTCTATCTTGTGATTGCCCTCTTCTAAGTCCACAAATCCATCCTTCAGATGTTGAAAGCACTCTTTTAAGGGGTTCAACTTTTCTGATCTCACAGCATTTTTTTCTAAGTTCAAGGTTATTGTAAAAAAGATTCGGACCATAAGAAGATACCATATTTTGAAGTTCTTCATTATTAGGTGCATAGACCTCATATCTAAAACCATATCTCTCCATAGATGAATTCATTACATTATAGGTTTCTTGATAATGTCTACCTGTATCAATGAAAAAAATTCTCGCCTTAGGTTCAATTGTAAGCAGCATATGCGTTAATACCTGATCTTCGATAGATAAACTAGACGCCAATACCAATTTTTCTTTTCCAATATTTTTTATGGCAAATTCAATTACTTCCTCTGGGCTTTTATCCTTAAACCTTAGATTTAACTGTTCTACTTCATTTTGATTCATCATTTACCTCCAATAAGAAAACAACTCAAGTTTATATATTAGTATACCTATATATTAACACGGAATTGTTTTATTGTAAATAATAAACCTTTCATTACGATTCATTTAATCCGTTTAAGAGATATCATGTTTCAAAAAATCCTGATTAAAAATCAAAGAGCTTATGTATCATCTCTTTATATTTTTGGATTTCTTCTTCGTCTTCCATAGCCTTTAACTGTTTTATAGGCTCACGTATTACTCTCTTTATGGCAGAATTCACTAGCTTATCAACAAAAGCATATTCTCTCGCATTAAGCTTAAGTTTCTTCTGGATCAGAAGCATCGTATCTTCTTTAGAATCAAGACATATTTCGTGAAATGACTCAATGATATGATCTACCCTAGTCTGATGTATCCATAAATGAAGCAATTTTACTTCATCATCAATTAGTGCCTTAACCTTCTCAGCAATTTCCTCACGATGTTTTTTATTATTGTCAGTTATTTCTCTCAAATCATCAATGTCTAAGAGATGCACTCCTTTAAGCTTGCCAATTTCTCTATCGATATCCATTGGCACAGCCATATCAACAAAAGTAATGTTTTTTGAAAGTGTTGGCAGCCTTTCACTTTTTATAATCATATGTGGTGAAGCTGTTGCACTAATAACTACATCCATGAGTGGTAATACCTTGTACCGATCTTCATATAAAACAGCCTGAATGTAAGGATTCTTAGACGATATTTCCTCTAGCTTACATTGATTTCTATTACACATATAAATATATTTAACACCATACTCTAATAAATACTTTGCACATAACTGGCCTATTTCTCCAGCTCCAATGATTAAAACATGTGCATCCTTAAATTGTTCAAGTCTATTAGATAAAAGCTTTACTGCAACAGATGCTATGGATAGTGGGTTTTCGGAAATTTTATATTCCTTTTTCATTCTTTTTGCAAATGTAATTGTTTCTCTAAAGATTCTATTAAGGAATTTCTTACTTGCACCAATTTCATTAGAAAATTCTAAAGAATCCTTCACCTGACCTAATATTTGGTCTTCACCAAGGATAACAGAATCTAGCCCCGATGTAACCGTGTAAAGGTGCTCTATTGCAGCTTCACTCGCTATATCAAAAAAATAGTCCATGATCTCTGTTGATTGAAAATACACTACTAAATAATTCTTAATTATTTGAGCCATGCCCTCATTTTCAGAACAAGCGTAATAGATCTCACTTCTATTACAAGTGGATACAATTACGACTTCTTCTATATCCAAATCTAATAATTGATTCATTACCTCAATCTTTTTAGAATCTGTAAATGCAATCTTTTCGCGTATTTCCACGGAGGCTTGCTTATGACTAATGCCAACTACACCAATATTCATCTGTATCCTCCCTGTAAATTTAATAGCTTTATTATAGCATATGAAAACCTAAATTCAACGCAATTATTTACGTCCTACTAGCCAATAACCTAATCCAACTACTAAGCATCCACCAACCATATTGCCTAAAGTTACTGGTAAAAGGTTGTTAAAATAACCTACCAAAGTGATTGTTTCACTATGAGGGATCAAAAGTCCAATTGTTA
This genomic interval from Firmicutes bacterium HGW-Firmicutes-1 contains the following:
- a CDS encoding sulfate adenylyltransferase, encoding MDHLDQLEAQSIFILREAYKKFGKLGMLWSIGKDSTVLLWLAKKAFFGHSPFPFIHVDTTYKIPEMIEYREKIAKEFDLDLIVHTNEEALQDGMGPHAGRLVCCKALKTDGLQQVVTKYEFEGLILGIRRDEEGSRSKERVFSERNKDSEWDYTNQPPELWDQFKTDFPKGNHIRVHPILHWNEIDIWAYIERENIPLVDLYFARDGKRYRSLGCAPCTGKIDSNATTIAEIIEELKHTTQSERAGRAQDQEDAYAMQKLRKDGYM
- a CDS encoding coenzyme F420 hydrogenase, with the protein product MAKVDYGQLKKDCFINQTDKEHFVLRIKVVGGQLQADKLKKVYEIAEKFGRGYVHMTSRQSIEIPFIELKDIEEVKKEMEASGLERAACGPAVRTITACQGKTVCSSGQIDTSELAQEFDERYYGRELPHKFKLGITGCRNNCLKAQENDLGIKGGVAVNWNEIACTFCGLCEKVCPTKAIAVDKKNKRLTFHEEDCINCGRCVKACPTKAWEGKEGFILYFGGLFGNKIAIGKKLIPILFEKEDVHKIVEATLAFFTKHGKKSERFRNTVDRVGWELLQEAIEEALKDK
- a CDS encoding sulfate ABC transporter permease; protein product: MIGLLKKIAFYLILILIWEVIYKLGVEVLGIWKVYTFPSPIDVGKTLLKLITNNTLGIAIAASLKRILVGYLISTIIGITIGLTIVRFKYLDENFSALILGLQTLPSICWLPFAILWFGLNESAIIFVITIGSTFAIAMAIESGIKNVNPLYIRAAKTMGASGFKIYWNVIIPASLPNVISGLKQGWSFAWRALMAGEMLSATKGLGQVLMIGRDLSDISQVMAVMIVIIVIGLTVDKFIFGRIEKNIRHKWGLNRS
- a CDS encoding nitrate/sulfonate/bicarbonate ABC transporter ATP-binding protein; this translates as MSLIVEGVSKSFISKQQTIHTLSDINLEIKKGEFICLLGPSGCGKSTLLNMIAGLVKATEGRIIFNDKEVKKAGPDRAVMFQESALFPWLRVIDNVEFGMKNAGVPKEIRREKALKYLKMVHLTKFQNSFIHELSGGMKQRVALARALTLDSEILLMDEPFAALDSQTKLILQMELQKIWWETKKTVIFVTHNVEEAVLLADRVLVMSASPGLIKKEFKIQLARPRQLENIDLTYVLADVMKELKEEVEKVAKAEYDNDWTLEKDSILSHSDPDLGSNL
- a CDS encoding sulfate ABC transporter substrate-binding protein, producing MLKDLKRFTVLGVIVSILVGTLSGCAKETLSENLTIRVAHFPNIVHSQALVGRVEGQFQKAVGENNVIEWKAFNAGPAEIEAFFAGEVDLGYIGPGPAINGFTKSKGDIIIIAGATDAGAILVSRKDVNMKDIKDLDGKKIAVPQFGNTQHLSLLNLLKENGLTDSAKGGSVEILAAANPDIKTLLDSGEIDAAFVPEPWGSRLIIEVGAKVVLDYNKVFRDGLYTSAVVIARKEFAEKNPEIVENFLKAHIEITEYINSDLEHAKQIVNEEIKALTDKEIDPAVLDAAFDRLTVTYNPQKDSVVDFAAFSMEAGFIEKTPDYEQLFNLTYLNKVLKEKQLEEIQS
- a CDS encoding phosphoadenylyl-sulfate reductase, translating into MNQNEVEQLNLRFKDKSPEEVIEFAIKNIGKEKLVLASSLSIEDQVLTHMLLTIEPKARIFFIDTGRHYQETYNVMNSSMERYGFRYEVYAPNNEELQNMVSSYGPNLFYNNLELRKKCCEIRKVEPLKRVLSTSEGWICGLRRGQSQDRQNIELFEWDSKNGIFKINPIAYWSEEQVWDYMRKENIPYNSLHLKGFPSIGCQPCTRAVADGADIRSGRWWWESSEHKECGLHRS
- a CDS encoding glutamyl-tRNA reductase — its product is MNIGVVGISHKQASVEIREKIAFTDSKKIEVMNQLLDLDIEEVVIVSTCNRSEIYYACSENEGMAQIIKNYLVVYFQSTEIMDYFFDIASEAAIEHLYTVTSGLDSVILGEDQILGQVKDSLEFSNEIGASKKFLNRIFRETITFAKRMKKEYKISENPLSIASVAVKLLSNRLEQFKDAHVLIIGAGEIGQLCAKYLLEYGVKYIYMCNRNQCKLEEISSKNPYIQAVLYEDRYKVLPLMDVVISATASPHMIIKSERLPTLSKNITFVDMAVPMDIDREIGKLKGVHLLDIDDLREITDNNKKHREEIAEKVKALIDDEVKLLHLWIHQTRVDHIIESFHEICLDSKEDTMLLIQKKLKLNAREYAFVDKLVNSAIKRVIREPIKQLKAMEDEEEIQKYKEMIHKLFDF